Below is a genomic region from Arcanobacterium haemolyticum DSM 20595.
CGGAGGTGGCGGCGTCTTCAAGAACGATCACCAATGGTGGTGGGCTAAAAGGAGGTCTCTTAGCGTTTTCGGAGCGTCATTACTTTTCGTACTGTTCGATTCGGGTGCGGATTTGAACGACGACGTTGGGTCGAATTTCCGATCAGCGTCTTTAACTACTCTCAGAATTTGTCAACATATTTCAGAATTATCGTGGATCGCAGTGTTGGGGTTCATTATTCTGAAATAACCATCACTTAAGGAGATCTGATGGTTCACCAGGACATGAAACGAGTCCCTATTGAGGGGTTAAGTAAGAATGATCTGCGGCAGATGGTGGAGGAAACTCCAGCTTCTGGCAAGCATCGTGGGGTCATCGCGATTGCTGGCGTTGCAACTCTTGGATCATTACTTTTTGGTTATGATACGGGGGTTATTTCCGGGGCGTTGCCGTATATGCATATGCCAACTGGGGCTGGCGGTTTGGGATTGACTGCTGCTGAAGAGGGTGCAATTGGCGGTGTTTTGACTGTTGGTGCTGCTTTTGGTGCTCTATTCGGCGGCCGTTTGTCTGATCGCTACGGCCGGCGCCACAATATTATTCTGCTTGCTATTTTGTTCTTTATCGGGGCGATTGGAAATACTTTTGCGCCAAATGTGTGGGTAATGTATCCGTTCCGGCTCATTTTAGGTTTGGCTGTTGGCGGTGCTTCCGCAACAGTTCCGGTCTATTTGGCGGAGACTGCGCCTAAGCGTATTCGTGGAACGATTGTGGCGTTGGATCAGCTGATGATTGTGACTGGTCAGCTTCTTGCGTTTGCTATGAATGCGGGTATTAACGCCGCTCATGGCGGTCCACAGTTAACTGTTGCTGCTGATCCTTCGGGGAAGATTGAAGCCGGTGCTTACTCCTGGGATGCTTTGCAGAAGGCTATTGAGCAGGCAACCAATACAACGGATATGAATGTTATTCGTGATTTTGCGATGCAGCTATCTATTCAAGAAGGAACCGGTAACGGTGCGGCTTGGCGTTGGATGATTGTTCTGTGTTCTATCCCGGCCATCTTGTTGTGGATTGGCATGCACTTCATGCCAGAATCATCGCGCTGGTACGTGTTGCGTACCGAAGTTTACGCAGCTATTGGTTCGCTCAAGACCGTTCGTGAAGGTGAAACGAATGCTGCAGTAACCGATGAACTTTACGAGATGGTTGAGAACCGCCAGAAGGCTGCTAAGCAGGCCCACGCAAAGGGATTGCGCGAAGTTTGGCGTACTCCATGGCTACGAAAGTTGCTTTTGGTTGGTATTTTCTTGGCGATTGTTAACCAGACGACTGGTGTTAACACGGTTATGTACTATGCTCCAAAGGTGCTTGGATATGCAGGTATGGGCACGTCAGCAGCGATTAGTGCTCAGGTTGCTAACGGCATCATGTCCGTGATTGGTTCGGCAATTGGTCTGATCTTGATTACGAAGTTCTCGCGCCGTCAGATTCTGATCTGGGATGTGACCTTGGTGGGTGTTGCTCTGCTCAGCATCGCAGGTATTTTCCAGTTTGCTATTGCTCCCTACATGAATGCGGGAACTGTTCCGCCAGCATGGGCCGCATACGCAATTTTGGGAATGATGGCGTTCTTCATGCTGGTTGTTCAGTCCTCCAATGGAACGGTTGTGTGGACAATGCTTGGTGAAATGTTCCCAGCATCTGTTCGTGGTGTCATGAACGGTACGGCAATCTTCTGCATGTGGATGGTCAACGCTCTGAT
It encodes:
- a CDS encoding MFS transporter, whose amino-acid sequence is MKRVPIEGLSKNDLRQMVEETPASGKHRGVIAIAGVATLGSLLFGYDTGVISGALPYMHMPTGAGGLGLTAAEEGAIGGVLTVGAAFGALFGGRLSDRYGRRHNIILLAILFFIGAIGNTFAPNVWVMYPFRLILGLAVGGASATVPVYLAETAPKRIRGTIVALDQLMIVTGQLLAFAMNAGINAAHGGPQLTVAADPSGKIEAGAYSWDALQKAIEQATNTTDMNVIRDFAMQLSIQEGTGNGAAWRWMIVLCSIPAILLWIGMHFMPESSRWYVLRTEVYAAIGSLKTVREGETNAAVTDELYEMVENRQKAAKQAHAKGLREVWRTPWLRKLLLVGIFLAIVNQTTGVNTVMYYAPKVLGYAGMGTSAAISAQVANGIMSVIGSAIGLILITKFSRRQILIWDVTLVGVALLSIAGIFQFAIAPYMNAGTVPPAWAAYAILGMMAFFMLVVQSSNGTVVWTMLGEMFPASVRGVMNGTAIFCMWMVNALITWTFPTMMNSLGGGLTYTIYGVMNLVIAVILWKIMPETSNKSLEEIEVYMERKYSN